The proteins below are encoded in one region of Deferribacter autotrophicus:
- the guaA gene encoding glutamine-hydrolyzing GMP synthase, whose amino-acid sequence MDYLNNKILILDFGSQYTQLIARRIRESRVYCEIFPFNCGIDKIKDFNPKGIILSGGPKSVYDVGAPIIDKDIYELGVPVLGICYGMQLMCTHFGGVVAKAQKREYGHAELMIKKDDLLFDDIPLDNGKLKVWMSHGDRLEEIPSDFEVIGFTANSPIAAMKHKEKPYYAIQFHPEVAHTDYGSQLLANFAIKVCNCLPVWTPGNFILNEIEKIREMVGDKRVLCALSGGVDSSVVAVLLHEAIGDQLTCVFVNNGLLRKNEPEQVVKTFKENFKINLVYVDAEEEFLKSLRGVTEPERKRKIIGNLFIKIFEREASKLGEFHFLAQGTLYPDVIESVSFKGPSATIKTHHNVGGLPEKMNFKLIEPLRELFKDEVRQVGLELGLPEDIVYRHPFPGPGLAIRVLGDVTKERLNILREADFIAIEEIKKAGLYREIWQAFTVLLPVKSVGVMGDERTYEHVLAFRAVTSLDGMTADWGRIPYDVLARISNRIINEVKGINRVVYDISSKPPATIEWE is encoded by the coding sequence ATGGATTATTTGAATAATAAAATTTTAATTCTTGATTTTGGTTCGCAGTATACTCAGCTCATTGCAAGAAGAATTAGAGAAAGCAGAGTTTATTGTGAAATTTTTCCATTCAATTGTGGTATAGATAAAATTAAAGACTTTAATCCGAAAGGAATCATACTTTCTGGTGGTCCAAAAAGTGTTTATGATGTTGGTGCTCCGATAATTGATAAAGATATTTATGAACTTGGTGTCCCTGTACTTGGTATCTGTTACGGTATGCAATTGATGTGTACTCATTTCGGAGGTGTTGTAGCAAAAGCGCAAAAAAGAGAGTATGGCCATGCAGAACTGATGATTAAAAAAGATGATCTTCTTTTTGATGATATCCCTTTGGATAACGGAAAATTAAAGGTGTGGATGAGTCATGGGGACAGACTCGAGGAAATTCCATCAGATTTTGAAGTAATTGGATTTACTGCAAATTCCCCCATTGCAGCCATGAAGCATAAAGAAAAACCTTATTATGCAATTCAATTTCATCCAGAGGTAGCTCACACAGATTATGGAAGTCAGCTTCTAGCAAATTTTGCTATAAAAGTATGTAACTGTCTTCCTGTCTGGACTCCAGGAAATTTTATACTCAATGAGATTGAAAAAATACGTGAAATGGTGGGTGATAAAAGGGTTCTTTGTGCACTTAGTGGTGGTGTCGATTCCTCTGTGGTGGCAGTACTTTTACATGAAGCTATCGGTGACCAGCTAACCTGTGTATTTGTGAATAACGGTTTACTTAGAAAAAATGAGCCTGAACAGGTAGTAAAAACATTTAAAGAGAATTTTAAGATAAATCTTGTGTATGTGGATGCTGAAGAAGAGTTTTTAAAATCTCTTAGGGGTGTAACAGAGCCTGAGAGAAAGCGTAAAATTATTGGTAATCTATTCATAAAGATATTTGAAAGGGAAGCATCAAAACTTGGTGAGTTTCATTTTTTGGCACAGGGGACTCTTTATCCTGATGTGATTGAATCAGTATCTTTTAAGGGGCCTTCCGCTACCATCAAGACTCATCACAATGTGGGTGGATTACCAGAAAAGATGAATTTTAAACTGATTGAGCCTCTAAGAGAATTGTTCAAAGATGAAGTAAGACAGGTGGGGTTAGAACTAGGTTTACCTGAAGATATTGTTTATAGGCATCCATTCCCTGGACCAGGACTTGCAATAAGGGTGCTAGGGGATGTAACGAAGGAGCGCCTTAACATTTTAAGAGAAGCTGATTTTATAGCAATTGAAGAGATAAAAAAGGCAGGACTTTACAGGGAGATTTGGCAGGCATTTACAGTACTTTTACCCGTTAAAAGTGTGGGAGTAATGGGGGATGAGAGGACTTATGAGCATGTCTTGGCTTTTAGAGCGGTTACAAGTCTTGATGGGATGACAGCAGACTGGGGAAGAATCCCTTATGATGTGCTGGCGAGGATTTCGAACAGGATTATTAATGAGGTAAAAGGGATAAACAGAGTAGTTTATGATATAAGTTCAAAACCACCTGCTACCATTGAATGGGAGTAA
- the guaB gene encoding IMP dehydrogenase, which translates to MYSKKIIKEALTFDDVLLVPQRSSVLPKDVSTKTKLTDKIELNIPIVSAAMDTVTEAKMAIAIAQEGGLGFIHKNMSIEEQAEEVDKVKRSESGMIVDPITIEPDKTVKDALDLMAKYKISGIPVVKGHKLVGIITNRDLRFLEEYHRKVEEFMTKDNLITVPVGTSLDEAKELLQKHRIEKLLVVDDNFELKGLITIKDINKKLKYPNATKDELGRLRVGAAVGIAPDTMDRVDALVEKNVDVIVVDTAHGHSEKVIETVKAIKKKYPELDLVAGNVATAEACEDLIKAGADCVKVGIGPGSICTTRVVAGVGVPQITAIMDCAEVADKYNIPIIADGGIKYSGDIVKALAAGASVVMIGSLLAGTTESPGEIELYQGRSYKVYRGMGSLGAMKKGSKDRYFQDEMEMESKFVPEGIEGRVHYKGDLSHTIYQLVGGLKSGMGYCGCATIEELKQKGKFVKITYAGLGESHVHDVIITKEAPNYWRTI; encoded by the coding sequence ATGTATAGCAAAAAGATTATAAAAGAAGCATTGACTTTCGATGATGTTTTACTTGTACCACAACGAAGCAGTGTTTTGCCGAAAGATGTTTCTACAAAGACTAAGTTGACTGATAAAATCGAATTGAATATTCCCATTGTCAGTGCTGCCATGGATACAGTAACCGAAGCAAAAATGGCTATTGCAATTGCACAGGAAGGAGGTTTGGGTTTTATTCATAAAAATATGAGTATTGAGGAACAAGCTGAAGAGGTGGACAAGGTTAAAAGATCAGAAAGTGGAATGATTGTGGATCCTATAACCATAGAGCCGGATAAGACGGTGAAAGATGCCCTTGATTTAATGGCAAAATACAAAATTAGTGGTATTCCAGTAGTTAAAGGGCATAAGCTTGTGGGGATTATTACAAACAGGGATTTGAGGTTTTTAGAGGAGTATCATAGAAAAGTAGAAGAATTTATGACGAAGGATAATCTTATTACAGTGCCTGTTGGAACGTCTCTTGATGAGGCTAAAGAGCTTTTGCAGAAGCACAGAATAGAAAAATTATTAGTTGTGGATGATAATTTTGAATTAAAAGGGCTAATCACAATCAAAGATATAAATAAAAAATTAAAATATCCTAATGCAACTAAAGATGAACTTGGTAGGTTAAGGGTAGGTGCTGCTGTGGGTATTGCACCTGACACGATGGATAGAGTGGACGCCTTGGTTGAGAAAAATGTGGATGTGATAGTGGTTGATACTGCGCATGGTCATTCGGAGAAAGTTATTGAAACGGTAAAGGCAATAAAGAAAAAGTATCCTGAACTTGACCTTGTGGCTGGGAATGTGGCTACAGCTGAAGCTTGTGAAGATTTGATAAAGGCTGGGGCTGATTGTGTGAAGGTAGGAATCGGTCCTGGTTCTATTTGTACCACAAGGGTTGTGGCTGGAGTTGGGGTTCCCCAGATAACAGCTATAATGGATTGTGCTGAAGTGGCTGATAAATACAACATTCCTATAATTGCTGATGGTGGTATTAAATATTCTGGTGATATTGTAAAAGCATTAGCTGCTGGAGCATCTGTGGTTATGATTGGCTCACTCCTTGCAGGAACTACAGAATCTCCTGGTGAGATTGAACTGTATCAGGGAAGAAGTTATAAGGTTTATAGAGGAATGGGCTCTTTGGGAGCTATGAAAAAAGGGAGCAAAGACAGGTATTTTCAAGATGAAATGGAGATGGAGAGTAAATTTGTGCCTGAAGGAATTGAAGGTAGAGTTCATTATAAAGGGGATTTGAGTCATACCATCTATCAGCTTGTAGGTGGATTGAAGTCTGGAATGGGTTATTGTGGTTGTGCTACCATTGAAGAATTAAAACAAAAAGGAAAGTTTGTTAAAATTACATATGCTGGATTAGGGGAAAGTCATGTTCATGATGTAATAATTACTAAAGAAGCACCAAACTATTGGAGAACTATTTAA
- a CDS encoding NAD+ synthase, translating into MRLNHEYVTKVLTSFIKDEVEKVGLRNVVVGLSGGIDSALSATLATLALGKERVYAYALPYKTSSEESLNDAKLVADFLGVNFDVIEITPFVDPYFEKFADISRVRKGNVMARMRMIVLFDKSAENNALVLGTSNKTELLLGYGTWYGDMASALNPIGDLYKTQVWDLAEYLGIPEKVIKKKPTADLWVGQSDEDELGFSYKDVDKLLYAMIDERRSKQELVRMGFDEGFVKDVYERIRRNQFKRQLPVIAKVSNRTIGKDFRYSRDWGY; encoded by the coding sequence ATGAGACTCAATCATGAATATGTTACGAAAGTTCTTACATCTTTTATTAAAGATGAAGTGGAAAAAGTGGGATTAAGAAATGTAGTTGTGGGACTTAGCGGGGGGATTGACTCTGCTTTAAGTGCTACTTTGGCCACATTAGCTCTTGGAAAAGAGAGAGTGTATGCATATGCACTACCTTATAAAACAAGCAGTGAAGAAAGTCTTAATGATGCTAAGCTGGTAGCTGATTTTTTAGGTGTTAATTTTGATGTTATTGAAATAACACCTTTTGTTGATCCTTATTTTGAGAAGTTTGCTGATATTTCCAGGGTTAGAAAAGGTAATGTAATGGCAAGGATGAGGATGATTGTTCTTTTTGACAAATCTGCTGAAAACAATGCCTTGGTATTGGGTACAAGCAATAAAACCGAATTGTTGCTTGGATATGGTACCTGGTATGGAGATATGGCTTCGGCACTTAATCCAATAGGTGATTTATACAAAACACAAGTTTGGGATTTGGCAGAGTATTTAGGTATCCCTGAAAAGGTTATAAAGAAGAAGCCTACAGCAGACTTATGGGTTGGTCAAAGTGATGAGGATGAACTTGGATTTTCCTATAAAGATGTGGATAAACTGCTGTATGCAATGATTGATGAAAGGAGAAGTAAACAAGAGCTAGTAAGAATGGGATTTGACGAGGGATTTGTAAAAGATGTTTATGAAAGGATTAGACGTAATCAGTTTAAAAGACAACTACCTGTAATTGCAAAGGTGAGTAACAGAACTATTGGTAAAGACTTCAGGTACAGCAGAGACTGGGGATATTAA